The Deltaproteobacteria bacterium genome window below encodes:
- a CDS encoding type II toxin-antitoxin system VapC family toxin, translating into MKLVLDASAAVTCVLRTSSARRLDALLAEADALVVPDLFVAEVTNAIWKCRVFGSLDPAVCEAALDDVLQLPTEIVPSAGLAIEVYHAARTTRCTAYDLFYAILARRLSVPLLTLDQKLRRYCNSAGIEIVA; encoded by the coding sequence ATGAAACTGGTCCTCGATGCCAGTGCGGCGGTGACCTGTGTCCTGCGCACGTCGTCCGCCCGTCGGCTCGACGCCCTATTGGCCGAGGCCGACGCCCTGGTCGTGCCAGATCTGTTTGTCGCCGAGGTCACGAACGCGATCTGGAAGTGTCGGGTCTTCGGATCGTTGGATCCCGCGGTCTGCGAGGCGGCTCTGGACGATGTCTTGCAGTTGCCGACTGAGATCGTCCCCTCCGCCGGCCTGGCCATTGAAGTCTATCACGCCGCCCGCACTACCCGGTGCACGGCGTACGATCTTTTCTACGCCATCCTGGCCCGTCGCTTGAGTGTTCCGCTCCTAACGCTCGATCAAAAATTACGCCGCTACTGCAACTCCGCCGGGATCGAAATCGTTGCGTAG
- a CDS encoding acylphosphatase: MPRLQLQISGHVQGVFYRTHTCDKARRLGLTGWVRNCADGSVAVCAEGERAALEKLLTACYRGPTNARVDRIEPTWSVETGEFRDFRIAG; the protein is encoded by the coding sequence GTGCCTCGACTGCAACTCCAAATCAGCGGCCATGTGCAAGGGGTCTTCTATCGTACGCATACCTGCGACAAGGCGCGGCGACTCGGGCTCACCGGTTGGGTGCGGAATTGCGCGGATGGCAGCGTCGCCGTGTGCGCGGAAGGCGAGCGTGCGGCCCTCGAAAAACTCCTGACCGCGTGTTATCGCGGCCCCACCAACGCGCGCGTCGACCGGATCGAACCAACGTGGTCCGTCGAAACCGGCGAATTCCGCGACTTTCGGATTGCGGGCTGA